TGCATGCCAGCAGGACCAGGTCGTAGTCCGCCTTGACGTGCTCGGCCAGCACCGTCTTCACGGCGGCGCGGAAATCGCCAAGCTCGCTGCGCACGGTCAGGCCGTCTCTCGCCAGCGCTTGGGCGCGCCGTGGCCGCACCAGGAACGTGACATCCGCCCCCGCCTGCATCAGGCGAGCGCCGTAGTAACCACCCATGGCGCCAGCGCCCAGGACCAGAATCTTCATGACGTTTCCCGCTTCGATATCCGACTTGGTTAATGGTGATTAACAGTGCAGAGCGCCTACGGCAGGTCGCCAGCGAGCACCGCGTCGCCCGCCTCCCCGGCTTGCTCTGCGCCCCCCAGGAAGCCGGCGGCGGATGCCAGGCGCCGGCGCATGCCGTCCGCGGCGGCCGGGCCCGCTACCAGGGCATGCCGCTTGAAACTCAGCCGCTCGCCCGTGCCGGCGTCCACCAGCACGGGATCGACCACCTTGCCGGTTTCCTTGTCGCGCAATTCCACGCTGGGGCCTTCCGGCGCGAAGTGCTTGTTGCCCCAGGCCAGCATGGCCAGCAGCACGGGCAGGAAATCCCGCCCGCATTGCGTCAGCACATACTCATAGCGCGGCGGCTTTTCCGAGTACTGCTGGCGCTCCAGCAGGCCTTCCTCCACCAGCGCGGTGAGGCGGCGCGTGAGCATATTGGGCGCGATGTCCAGGTTCTTCTGGAAATCGTCAAAACGCCGCGCGCCATAGAACGCCTCGCGCATCAGCAGCATGCTCCACCACTCGCCAACGCGCTCCAGCCCGCGGGCGATGGGGCATTGCATGTTCCTGAAGGTTTTTCTTTGCATGGTCGAGGACTCCGCTTCGGCATCTTGATACTTTCAACATGATAGCTGGATTGAAACGCCGCGATGCCGTCCCCGCCGGTGCCGTCTAATCCAGGGCTTCGAGGGCCAGCGCAATGCCCTGCCCGCCCCCGATGCACAGCGTCACGATGCCCCGGCGTAGCCCATGCGCCCGCATCGCGTACAGCAGGCGTGTGGTGAGCACCGCCCCGGTTGCGCCGATGGGATGGCCATGCGCGATCGCGCCGCCCTCCACATTGATGATGTCGAGCGGCAATCCGAGTTCGCCCGCCACGGCCAGGGGCACCGCCGCGAAGGCCTCATTGATCTCTAGCCACTCGACATCGCCCAGCGCCCATTGCGCGCGCTGCAGCGCCTGGCGCACGGCCGGAACGGGCCCAAGGCCAAACAAGCCCGGCTCGACGGCGCCTACGCCATAGGCCACCAGCCGGGCCATCGGTGCCAGCCCAAGGCTCTCGGCCAGCGATCGTTCGGCGACCAGCATGGCGGCCGCGCCGCTGTTGAGCCCCGGTGCATTGCCCGCGGTGATGGTGCCGTCCTTGCGAAACGCCGGACGCAGCTTGCTGAGAATCTCGAAGGTGGTATCCGGCCGGTTCGCTTCATCCACATTGAACGTGGACGTGCCGCCCTTTGCCTTCACGGGCACACCGATGATCTGCTCCACAAAACGGCCTTGCTCCTGCGCGCGGGCAAAACGGCTTTGCGAGCGTTCGGCCCACCGGTCCTGTTCGTCGCGGCCGATCTTGTTACGCGTCACCAGGTCCTCGGTATGCCAGCCGGAGTGCTCGCCCGAGAATGCATCCACCAAGCCATCGCGCAGCATGCTGTCCTGCAGTGCCGCGTCGCCCATGCGGCTGCCCCAGCGGGCGGCAGGCATCAGGTAAGGCGCCTGGTCCATGTTCTCCATGCCACCGGCAATCGCCACGTCGACATGGCCAAGCCAGACTTCATCGGCGGCGCTGGCGATGGCCTGCGCGCCGGACCCGCATACGCGGTTGACCGTCATCGCCGGCAGCGAAACCGGCAGGCCCGCGCCGATGGCCGCCTGCCGGGCGGGATTCATCCTGTTGCCCGCCTGGATCACATTGCCGAACACCACGCTGCCGATGCGCTCCGGATCGACGCCTGAGCGGCGCACCGTCTCGCGGATGACCGCCGCGCCCAGTTCGGTCGCCGGCGTGGCCTTGAGCGAACCGTTATAGGCGCCGATGGCGGTGCGAACGGGGTGGCATAACACAACTTCCCTGGTTTTCATCACAGGCTCCTTGGGGTGGTGGACGAAGCCGGCCGCGCGGCGGCCGGCCATTGCGCTTGCGCATCGCCAGCTGCCGCACCCTGCGGCGCCTTGCAGTAACGGTTGTCGGCGCGGGCGCATCCCACGCCGGAGTCGCGTGGGCGCTCCGTGCCGGCGTGGATGGTTTGGGCCGCCATGGCGGCAAACAGCGTGGCACAGGCCAGCGCGCTAGCTAAACGGGTGTTCATGATCCATCTCCCGGGTGTGGAAGGCCTCAATGCGCATCGGCCGATGGCGCCATGGGCGGCCCCGCCTTGCGCAGCAGCGGCACCATGGCGGTGGCGATGACAAAGCACACCATGATGACCAGGAAGGCATCGCCAAACGTCTGCGTCTGCGCCTCGCGCCAGGTCAGTGCCCACAGTTGCCTGAGCGCGGCGGACTGCGCATCGGCGACGTCGTGCCCCAGCGCGGCCATATTGCTGCCCACTGCCTGCAGCAGCGCGCCCATGGCCTCGTTGCTGTAGTTCAGGTGCTCCGCCAGACGCTGGAAATGCAAGTTGGTGCGGTCGTTCAGGATAGTCGCGCAACTGGCGATGCCGATCGCGCCGCCCAGGTTGCGCATCAGGTTGAACAGCCCGGACGCCAGCTTGAGCCGCTCCGGCGCCAGCGACCCCAACGTGAGCGTGACCGCCGGCGCCACCGAGAACTGCTGCGCCATACCGCGGAACGCCTGCGGCAGCAACAGCTCCTGCGCGCCCCAGTCATGCGTGATGGGCGCGAACTGCCACATCGAGAAGGCAAAGCAGCCCAGCCCGAACATCATCAGCCAGCGCAGGTCCACCCGATTGGCGAAGAAGGCATAGACGGGGATCGACATGACCTGGAACACCCCCGTGGAGAACACCGCCAGCCCGATCTGCAGCGCGCTGAAGCCACGCACGTGGCCCAGGAACAGCGGCGTGAGATAGATGGTGGCGAAGATGCCCACGCCGGTGACGAACGAGAAGAAGCAGCCGAGTGCGAAGTTGCGGTCCTTGAGCGCGCGCAGGTCCACCACCGGATGGGCGTAGGTCAGGCTGCGCCAGACAAAGCCGACGCCCGCCATGCCCGAGATCCAGGCCGTGGTGAGAATCACATCGTCGCCAAACCAGTCCCAGCGCGGGCCTTCTTCCAGCGTGTACTGCAGGCAGCCGAGGAACAGCGCCATCAGCGTCATGCCGAGATAGTCGGCGCCGCGCACCAGCGACCAGTTGGGCTGGTCCACGCGCACCAGCAGCGGCACCGCCACCGCGATGAAGATGCCCGGCACCAGGTTGATGAAGAACAGCCAATGCCAGGAGTAGTTGTCGGTGATCCAGCCACCCACGGTGGGCCCGAGCGTGGGCGCCAGCGAGGCCAGCGCGCCGATGGTGGCCGCGGCAATCACGCGCTGCTTGCCGCCGAAGAAGGCGAAAGCCGTGGTGAACACCAACGGAATCATCGAGCCACCCAGGAAGCCCTGCATGGCGCGAAAGGCGATCATGCTCTGGATGTTCCAGGCGAGGCCGCACAGCAGGCTGGTTAGCGTAAATCCTGCCGCCGAAACGGCAAACAGCCAGCGCGTGGACATCACGCGCGACAGCCAGCCCGACAGCGGAATCACGATGATCTCGGCGATCAGGTAGCTGGTCTGCACCCACACGGTTTCATCGGTGCCCGCCGACAGCCCGCCGCCGATGTCGCGCAGCGAGGCCGAGACGATCTGGATATCCAGCAAGGCGATGAACATGCCCACGCACATGGTGGCGAAGGCCAGCACCTTGGCGCCCGTGCTCATGGAGGCCGCGGAATACGCCGGCGCGGGCGGCTGCGCGGGCTCGGCTGGCTGCGTGGCCTGCCCGGGGCCGGCCAGGACGCTGCTGCTCATGGTTGCACCTGCGCGTCGGCACGGGAATCGACTTGCGCCAGCACCGACAAGCCGGGCCGCAGCATGGCCAGCGCGGCCTCGTTGTCATCCAGCATGATGCGCACCGGCACGCGCTGGACGATCTTGGTGAAGTTGCCGGTGGCGTTCTCCGGGGGCAGCACGCTGAACTGTGCCCCCGTGGCCGGCGCCAGGCTGAGTACGCGGCCGTGGAACACGCGGCCAGGCAACACGTCGGCCTCCACCGTGGCACGCATGCCCGGGCGCAGATGCGCAAGCTGCCCTTCCTTGAAATTCGCATCGACCCACAGGCCGCGTGCCGGCACCACGGACAGTAGCTGCGCGCCGCCCGCGGCGTAGGCGCCCACGCGGGCGCGGCGGTTGCCGATGGTGCCGTCGATGGGCGCGCGCAACTCCGTGTAGCCCAGGTTCAATTTGGCGATATCGCGCTCGGCCACGGCCTGCGCGAGCGCCGCCTGCGCTTGCAGCTTCTGCGTGGCGATCACGTCGATCTGGCGCTGCGCGGCGAGCAGGCTGGCCTGGGCCTTCTGCGTGTTGGCCAGAGCTTGCTTGTAGTCCGAGTCGGCCTTCTGCGAGCTCTGGACCGATACGGCCGATTTGGCCGCCAGGCTCTGGTAACGAGCCTGGTCGTCGCGCGAGCGCTGGGTGTCGGCATTCACCGCGGTGACCGCCGCCCGGGCCTGGCCGATCACGGCTTCCTGCAAGGAGCGGGTGGCATCCAGATTGGCCAGCAACGCCTGCTGGGCGGCCACCGCCCCTTCCGCCTTGGCCAGCGCGGCGCGGTAGTCGCGGTCATCGATGCGGGCCAGCAAGTCGCCGGCGTGCACCTGCTGATTGTCGGTCAC
The Cupriavidus basilensis DNA segment above includes these coding regions:
- a CDS encoding winged helix-turn-helix transcriptional regulator, which produces MQRKTFRNMQCPIARGLERVGEWWSMLLMREAFYGARRFDDFQKNLDIAPNMLTRRLTALVEEGLLERQQYSEKPPRYEYVLTQCGRDFLPVLLAMLAWGNKHFAPEGPSVELRDKETGKVVDPVLVDAGTGERLSFKRHALVAGPAAADGMRRRLASAAGFLGGAEQAGEAGDAVLAGDLP
- a CDS encoding thiolase family protein: MKTREVVLCHPVRTAIGAYNGSLKATPATELGAAVIRETVRRSGVDPERIGSVVFGNVIQAGNRMNPARQAAIGAGLPVSLPAMTVNRVCGSGAQAIASAADEVWLGHVDVAIAGGMENMDQAPYLMPAARWGSRMGDAALQDSMLRDGLVDAFSGEHSGWHTEDLVTRNKIGRDEQDRWAERSQSRFARAQEQGRFVEQIIGVPVKAKGGTSTFNVDEANRPDTTFEILSKLRPAFRKDGTITAGNAPGLNSGAAAMLVAERSLAESLGLAPMARLVAYGVGAVEPGLFGLGPVPAVRQALQRAQWALGDVEWLEINEAFAAVPLAVAGELGLPLDIINVEGGAIAHGHPIGATGAVLTTRLLYAMRAHGLRRGIVTLCIGGGQGIALALEALD
- a CDS encoding DHA2 family efflux MFS transporter permease subunit encodes the protein MSSSVLAGPGQATQPAEPAQPPAPAYSAASMSTGAKVLAFATMCVGMFIALLDIQIVSASLRDIGGGLSAGTDETVWVQTSYLIAEIIVIPLSGWLSRVMSTRWLFAVSAAGFTLTSLLCGLAWNIQSMIAFRAMQGFLGGSMIPLVFTTAFAFFGGKQRVIAAATIGALASLAPTLGPTVGGWITDNYSWHWLFFINLVPGIFIAVAVPLLVRVDQPNWSLVRGADYLGMTLMALFLGCLQYTLEEGPRWDWFGDDVILTTAWISGMAGVGFVWRSLTYAHPVVDLRALKDRNFALGCFFSFVTGVGIFATIYLTPLFLGHVRGFSALQIGLAVFSTGVFQVMSIPVYAFFANRVDLRWLMMFGLGCFAFSMWQFAPITHDWGAQELLLPQAFRGMAQQFSVAPAVTLTLGSLAPERLKLASGLFNLMRNLGGAIGIASCATILNDRTNLHFQRLAEHLNYSNEAMGALLQAVGSNMAALGHDVADAQSAALRQLWALTWREAQTQTFGDAFLVIMVCFVIATAMVPLLRKAGPPMAPSADAH
- a CDS encoding HlyD family secretion protein encodes the protein MTSDITAERAGPAPIPVTSKPRISRKRLIVTGALIAAGLGAAAYGQHWWTHGRFLQSTDDAYVGGEVTVIAPKVPGYLAQVLVTDNQQVHAGDLLARIDDRDYRAALAKAEGAVAAQQALLANLDATRSLQEAVIGQARAAVTAVNADTQRSRDDQARYQSLAAKSAVSVQSSQKADSDYKQALANTQKAQASLLAAQRQIDVIATQKLQAQAALAQAVAERDIAKLNLGYTELRAPIDGTIGNRRARVGAYAAGGAQLLSVVPARGLWVDANFKEGQLAHLRPGMRATVEADVLPGRVFHGRVLSLAPATGAQFSVLPPENATGNFTKIVQRVPVRIMLDDNEAALAMLRPGLSVLAQVDSRADAQVQP